The DNA segment AGGGCGCATAGCTCAGCTGGGAGAGCACCTGCCTTACAAGCAGGGGGTCACAGGTTCGAGCCCTGTTGCGCCCACCATTTAGGCCCGGTAGTTCAGTTGGTTAGAATGCCAGCCTGTCACGCTGGAGGTCGAGGGTTCGAGTCCCTTCCGGGTCGCCATTCTATTGAAAATAATTATTTGTAACAAATATAAGCGGGTGTGGCGGAATTGGCAGACGCACTAGACTTAGGATCTAGCGGGCGACCGTGGGGGTTCAAGTCCCTCCACCCGCACCATCATTTTAATATATGGAGTTATTTGCGGAAGTGGCTCAGTGGTAGAGCATCGCCTTGCCAAGGCGAGGGTCGCGAGTTCGAATCTCGTCTTCCGCTCCATTTTACGACCCATTAGCTCAGTTGGCAGAGCACCTGACTTTTAATCAGGGTGTCCCGCGTTCGAGTCGCGGATGGGTCACCATTTTATGGCGGCATAGCCAAGGGGTAAGGCAGAGGTCTGCAAAATCTCTATCCCCAGTTCAAATCTGGGTGCCGCCTCCATATGCGCTCATAGCTCAGCTGGATAGAGTGTCTGACTACGAATCAGAAGGTCGGGAGTTCGAATCTCTCTGAGCGCACCAAAAATAAAAAGTTCCAACGTAGATATGCGTTTGGAACTTTTTTGTGTTATGATAGTAAAATCGCAAGTAAATAGATCGCAGCCTTTCTAACTATTAAAAGATCAGAAGGAAGGAGTAGTAGTCATGAAAATTATTACGGATAGTTCCAGTGATTTACCCAAAGACTTGAAGGATAAAAATGAGATCATTGTGATTCCCATGAGCATCGAAGTTGACGGTGCTGAGTACATAGATGGCGTTGACTTGTCACATAATGATTTTTATAAAAAAATGGAAAAAAGTAAATCTTTACCGAAAACCTCACAGCCTTCTACAGGGACCTTCTTGAATGTATATCAACAGTTTATTGAGGCTGACGAAGAAATAATTTCTATTCATATGTCCTCTGAAATTAGCGGAACTTACGAAGGAGCAATGATTGCGGCCAAAGAGATAGGACGTAATATCCACGTCTTCGATAGCAGGTTAGGGACAATGGGGACGGGTTTGGTGACGGTTAAAGCAGCACAATTAGCTCGCAAAGGGTTTAGTTGTAAGAAGATAATTAGTATCTTGGAAGCATATCGTTCTAATGTCAATGTTGTTGGATATTTAGACAGTCTTAAGAATGCTGTTAAAGGTGGCAGGGTTAATCCTTCGAAAAGAATTATTACAGAACTAATGAATATTAAACCAATAACAAAAATAATAAATGGACAAGTGAAAGTAGTGTATTATGCCAGAGGTAAACAAAAAACCTATCAGTATCTTTTGGATATGATAAATGATTCAATTTGTTCATATGAATCGGTGAAGCTTGTAATTGTCCATTGTGATGCCGAAAAAGAAGCCATGCGTTTACAGAGTATGATAACAGAACAAACTGGCATCAAAGACATAACGGTTACTACTATGGGACCTGTAAACAGCACACATGTTGGGATTGGAGGTATTTCTATATGCTATGCACCAGTGTAATCCTTACAAATCGATAACAGATTATTAAAAACTATTTACGGTAAAGTGTTTTTTAAGTAGAATATATTTATTCTAGTAATAAGGGGAGCCGGGATTATGAAAAAAAACAAGTTTATTACTTTTGAAAAAGCTTTATTAACATGCTTTTTTTTGATCTTACTGATGGCTAGTCAAGGAATGAAAGTTTATGCACAACTGGAAGTGGGTGATAAAACAGGTGAAGTTTTATCAACGGATATTATTGCCAGTATCAACAATAAACATATTCCATCTTTTAACTATAATGGGTATACCGCTGTTATTGTTGAAGATTTAAGATCCTATGGTTTTGATGTAAGATGGATTCCAGCGAAAAGGATGTTAAGTATAGAACGTGATTTTCAAAATAATATTGTAGGAAAAGAAGCGTCTACAGATAATAATACAAGCCCCGGTCTTAAGTTATATGATGTTCTATATACGGACATTCAAACCTATATCAATGGCGAAAAAGTTGAATCTTACAATATTGATGGACAGACGGTGATATATTTTAACGCTTTATCAGAGGTTGGAAACATAGAATGGAATCAGGATGCAAGAATGGCTTCACTTTATCTTGAAGATACAGATCAAAAAGTTGCTAAATCAGAGGAAAGCAATGAAGAAATAGCTAAAGCTGAGATAGAACAAATAAATAGTGAAAATTCAACAAGAAGATCTACTAATACGCCTGTTACGCGACAGAAAACAAGAGTAGATCCTGATGCACGCTTTTTGCAAAAGGGTAATTATCATCCATCGATGATCCCTCATAATATTAAAATAGGGCTTTATTTTGGTGAAACAGCCGTATCATCTATTAGTATCGAATCTGATAGTGGTTTTCAAATGGGCATGTTTGCGAATGACAATTTTAAGGATGTATTGACATTAAATGATGCAAAAAATATTACAATTAGTCAAGAGTCATACTATTATGTTGGTTTAGAAACTTCGTTTTCATCATTAAATCAGATGAATGAAGAAATGAAAAGAATGAGAAAGTATACGGATGAAAACTTAGTATACGCTAGAGTGACAGATGGTTGGAACATCTATATGGGTCCTTTTCATAGCAAAACAGAGTCTGCAAATGCCGTGAAAGACTTAGGGCATACAGATGAAACGAAGTGGAAAATAATAGAGCCATCAAACAAGTATATTGCTATTTCAGCTTCAAATCAACCTTTTATCATATATGATAAAAATGAACCTATTTATCTTGCATCAGCAGGTCAAGATTATACGAATTCAATTATAAAAATCGGATCAAAAAAATACAGAGGAGCTGTTACCGCGTTAATAGATAATAATAACAGATTATCTATTATTAACGTATTGCCTATGGAAAAGTATCTTTATGGTGTTGTTCCGAGAGAAGTGCCTCATAGTTGGCCAGAAGAAGCCTTAAAAGCACAAGCTGTTGCTGCTAGAGGATTTGCAGTAGCAAGCTTAAATAAATATGAAAGCTTGGGATTTCACTTGTGCAGTACGGTTAATTCTCAAGTATATGGCGGTTACGAAGCAGAACAACAGCGTACAAATCATGCTGTTGATGCAACAAGAGGCCAGATAATAACCTACAATGGTCACCTAGCAATTCCATACTATCACTCAACTAGTGGTGGACATACTGAAGACAGCGAAAATATTTGGACTAATGCAGTACCTTATGTCAGAGGTGTTTCTGATCAATACTCGTATTCTTCACCACATACTAATTGGGAAAAAACCATATCTGGTGAAGAAGCTCGAGATCTTTTGAAGAATCATAATATCATGATAGGGGAATTAGAACACATGTATGTCGCAGAAATTTCCTCAAATGGAAGAGTGCTTTCGTTTATGGTGGAAGGAAGCCTTGGGCATAGCGAACTGATAAAACAGGAAAGCAGGAATGTATTTGGATTAAGGAGCAGTTGGTTTCAGTTGGAGTATGATACAAAAAACGATATCTATTATTTTGAAGGAAAAGGGTTTGGTCATGGTATAGGAATGAGCCAGTATGGGGCTAAAGGAATGGCAGAAGCAGGTTATCGATATGATGATATATTAAAACATTACTTTACAGGTGTAAGTATTCAATAATATGTATTGACAAATGATATTAAATTTGTTATTATGTTTCTTGTGGTTACTACTTATCACAAGCAACATGCGGGTGTAGTTCAGTGGTAGAACTTCAGCCTTCCAAGCTGATCGCGAGGGTTCGATTCCCTTCACCCGCTCCAAACTGGAGAAGTACTCAAGTAGGCTCAAGAGGACGGTTTGCTAAACCGTTAGGTCGCTTATGCGGCGCGCGGGTTCGAATCCCGCCTTCTCCGCCATATGGCTTATAGCCAATTTCATCCGGGTGTAGCGCAGTTTGGTAGCGCACATGGTTTGGGACCATGGGGCCGGGAGTTCGAATCTCTCCACCCGGACCAGTTTTGCCCAGATAGCTCAGTCGGTAGAGCAGAGGACTGAAAATCCTCGTGTCCGTGGTTCGATTCCGCGTCTGGGCACCACAAAACCAGCTTTTCGCATAATTGTGCGAACAGGTGGTTATTTTTTAAATAAAATAAGGAGCGTCCTCATGGTACTAAAATGGCTGGAAAGACAACACGATATAAATCTAAACTACCAGCAAATAGAAGTGGTCAATCATTTTTCAGGCCCGGCACTTGTCTTAGCAGTTGCTGGAGCAGGTAAAACTACTTGCATATGTACAAGAACGGCTAATCTAGTACTGGAAAAAAAAGTAGATCCAACAAGAATAGGAACGCTTACTTTTTCTAAAGCGTCAGCTATCGATATGAAAAACAGGTTTAGCAAACTATTTGCTCCACTAATACCTGCCGTAAAAAAAGTTCACTTTTCGACGATCCATTCTTTTTGTTATCAAATATTAAAGCATCATTCGATCCAAACACAATGTTCATTTCATCTTATCGAAGGAAGCTCACGACTAAATCATAAAAATATTTTACTCAGGAAGGTTTATCATTATCATTATAATGATTTTATGAGTGAAGATACATTAGAAGAGATAGATCGCCTTATTGGATATGCAAAAAATCATTTAATGACAAAAAAAGAAATTGAGAAATTAGATACGAATATAGAAAAATTTTCATTAATCTATGATACTTATGAAAAATATAAAGCTAAAAATCACTTATTAGATTTCAATGATTTATTGACGAAGACATATATTCTGCTGTTAAAGAATAGAAAGTATCGTGAATTTTTTAGTAGACGTTTCGATTTTTGGCAATTAGATGAGTTTCAAGATGTATCCCCGGTACAATGGGAAATTATCAAACTAGTTTTGAACAATGATAAAAATATTTTATGCGTTGGAGATGATGACCAGACAATTTATAGCTTTCGAGGCTCATCACCATCTATTATGCTTGGTTTTGGTGAGCATTTTAGTAAGTCTAAGAAATATTATATAGAAGAAAATTTTCGTTGTGGATCAGAAATCATTAGAATAAGTAAGGGCTTTATTCAAAACAATCATCATCGGTATCATAAAAATATTTTTACACGAAATGAAAAGCGTGAAGTGCCAGAAATCGTAGTCTATCGCAATGAAAAGGAGCAAGTAGAAAAAACAATTCATTTAATATCGAATCGGCTAAAAGAGAACAAAGATTGTTCAATAGGGATATTGTACAGAAAAAACGTATCCGCTTTGCCAATGATTCATCGTTTACTAGCGTTAGAGATCCCTTTTAGCGTAAGGGATCAAGCGACAAAAGTATTTAGGCATTGGATTGTTAAAGACATATTGGATATCATTGACTATGCTTATAATCCCCACCAAGAAGATTTACTTAAACGAATTTATTACCGAATATGCGGATATATAAAAAAAGAACAGTTAGAGCAAGTGCTTAACACACGATCACCCAATCGGCATATTATTAAATCTATTTTAACAGAATCAGATATTGAAGAGTACCAGGTATTAAAATTGAATAAATTGGCAAGTTCTTTAGAGGAATTGAAAACAAAGAAGGGGAGAAACATCTTAACACATATTCTGCAATCCATTGGATATGAAGAATTTCTGAAACGTAATGGCTCGCTTTCTATCACCTCTTCTGATCATATTATAAGCGTACTATATCAACTAATAGAAAAAATAGAAGAACCGCTGGAGTGGCGCAATTATTTGAATGAAATAGAAGGAGAAATAAGTAAGCTTAAAGCGGCTAAGGATCATCAAAACATAACCCTAAGCACTATTCATTCAGCAAAAGGACTTGAGTATGATTATGTATTTATTATTGATGTAACAGAAAATATTATACCAAGTTTAAAGGCAGAAGCACAAATCAGCGAAAAAAGTATCATTGATCAAATTGAAGAGGAAAGAAGATTATTCTATGTTGCCATGACAAGAGCAAGAAAAAAGGTGACAATGTCAACCTCTTCTAAAATAATCAACAAAGAACAAAAAGAATCGTTTTTTCTTGATGAGATAAAATGTCAGATACCATACGCTAATTCCTTGCTAAAAGCAATTAAAAAGCATTATGATGATAAAGTGACAGAACGAGAGATATCGCTGGATACTGGTTCAGTTGTTTTTCATCATCAGTTTGGAGAAGGGGTTGTCTTACACAAAAAAAATGATTTTGTGGTTGTGAAATTTGGAATAGAAGAAAAAAAGATTTCTATGAAGTATGCTGGAAAAGTGCTAAAAAAAAAGAAGCGTGAAAGATAAAGCAATTTTAAAAGCCCGAATTGCTATTCGCAATTCGGGCTTTTAAGGATAAGGTCAAGCCTGCATAGGCTTATTTTGTTAACATGGATTTGATGAACCATAAGTTTTTGCTGTAACCAGCTACATGATCCTCAAATTCAGCTACTACTTCAAAGTCGCCATTTTCGTCAGCGTCATTTCTAATATCAGTTGCAAGAGCTTTCATTTTTTCTAAGTCTTTTTGAACAATTTCAAGAGCTTCATCTCGGCTAAACTTATCTTTGTCTAACTCGGTTACGGAAGCATGTTTAAGATAATCAGAGATTTTAGCTAACGGGCTAATATCACGCATTTTCATTAATTCAGCAACGGCATCAAACTTTTCAAACATATCATCATACACTGATTCAGTATATTCATGAATTTGAACAAATTGTGGTCCAACCACGTTCCAGTGTACGTTGTGCAGTTTGATGTTCAGAACTGCCAGATTTGATAAATACTCATTCATTTTTGTGTAGTCTTTCATGATGTTCCTCCTTTAGGTAATTGTAATGCTCTTTTGCAACTATTTATATTATACCACAAAGAAAGCAATATAAACATTAATTGATAATAATTATTAAAATTGTTTTCGTCTCAAATTGCTTATCTGTTATAATAGTTATCTAAAGGAAGTACTGGTATTTTTATA comes from the Tindallia californiensis genome and includes:
- a CDS encoding DegV family protein, whose translation is MKIITDSSSDLPKDLKDKNEIIVIPMSIEVDGAEYIDGVDLSHNDFYKKMEKSKSLPKTSQPSTGTFLNVYQQFIEADEEIISIHMSSEISGTYEGAMIAAKEIGRNIHVFDSRLGTMGTGLVTVKAAQLARKGFSCKKIISILEAYRSNVNVVGYLDSLKNAVKGGRVNPSKRIITELMNIKPITKIINGQVKVVYYARGKQKTYQYLLDMINDSICSYESVKLVIVHCDAEKEAMRLQSMITEQTGIKDITVTTMGPVNSTHVGIGGISICYAPV
- a CDS encoding SpoIID/LytB domain-containing protein, with product MKKNKFITFEKALLTCFFLILLMASQGMKVYAQLEVGDKTGEVLSTDIIASINNKHIPSFNYNGYTAVIVEDLRSYGFDVRWIPAKRMLSIERDFQNNIVGKEASTDNNTSPGLKLYDVLYTDIQTYINGEKVESYNIDGQTVIYFNALSEVGNIEWNQDARMASLYLEDTDQKVAKSEESNEEIAKAEIEQINSENSTRRSTNTPVTRQKTRVDPDARFLQKGNYHPSMIPHNIKIGLYFGETAVSSISIESDSGFQMGMFANDNFKDVLTLNDAKNITISQESYYYVGLETSFSSLNQMNEEMKRMRKYTDENLVYARVTDGWNIYMGPFHSKTESANAVKDLGHTDETKWKIIEPSNKYIAISASNQPFIIYDKNEPIYLASAGQDYTNSIIKIGSKKYRGAVTALIDNNNRLSIINVLPMEKYLYGVVPREVPHSWPEEALKAQAVAARGFAVASLNKYESLGFHLCSTVNSQVYGGYEAEQQRTNHAVDATRGQIITYNGHLAIPYYHSTSGGHTEDSENIWTNAVPYVRGVSDQYSYSSPHTNWEKTISGEEARDLLKNHNIMIGELEHMYVAEISSNGRVLSFMVEGSLGHSELIKQESRNVFGLRSSWFQLEYDTKNDIYYFEGKGFGHGIGMSQYGAKGMAEAGYRYDDILKHYFTGVSIQ
- a CDS encoding ATP-dependent helicase; amino-acid sequence: MVLKWLERQHDINLNYQQIEVVNHFSGPALVLAVAGAGKTTCICTRTANLVLEKKVDPTRIGTLTFSKASAIDMKNRFSKLFAPLIPAVKKVHFSTIHSFCYQILKHHSIQTQCSFHLIEGSSRLNHKNILLRKVYHYHYNDFMSEDTLEEIDRLIGYAKNHLMTKKEIEKLDTNIEKFSLIYDTYEKYKAKNHLLDFNDLLTKTYILLLKNRKYREFFSRRFDFWQLDEFQDVSPVQWEIIKLVLNNDKNILCVGDDDQTIYSFRGSSPSIMLGFGEHFSKSKKYYIEENFRCGSEIIRISKGFIQNNHHRYHKNIFTRNEKREVPEIVVYRNEKEQVEKTIHLISNRLKENKDCSIGILYRKNVSALPMIHRLLALEIPFSVRDQATKVFRHWIVKDILDIIDYAYNPHQEDLLKRIYYRICGYIKKEQLEQVLNTRSPNRHIIKSILTESDIEEYQVLKLNKLASSLEELKTKKGRNILTHILQSIGYEEFLKRNGSLSITSSDHIISVLYQLIEKIEEPLEWRNYLNEIEGEISKLKAAKDHQNITLSTIHSAKGLEYDYVFIIDVTENIIPSLKAEAQISEKSIIDQIEEERRLFYVAMTRARKKVTMSTSSKIINKEQKESFFLDEIKCQIPYANSLLKAIKKHYDDKVTEREISLDTGSVVFHHQFGEGVVLHKKNDFVVVKFGIEEKKISMKYAGKVLKKKKRER
- a CDS encoding Dps family protein; translation: MKDYTKMNEYLSNLAVLNIKLHNVHWNVVGPQFVQIHEYTESVYDDMFEKFDAVAELMKMRDISPLAKISDYLKHASVTELDKDKFSRDEALEIVQKDLEKMKALATDIRNDADENGDFEVVAEFEDHVAGYSKNLWFIKSMLTK